In the bacterium genome, TGATAAAAGCGAGAACCATGTAACCGAGAAGACCGATACAATATGCCGCACTTATGAAAAGTAAAAATAACTCCGGAAAAGAGTGTCCCGAGTGTTCAACCGACAGAAAACTGCCCGGAACATCGATGATTGTATTGAATGTCATGCCGTACAGCTCTCCGGCCTTATGAACCATGTGAGCCGCACGTTCGGGAAACAGCCGAGATACGTATCGAATAATATGGTTCAACGGCAAACACAACCGTGCAAGTACAAGACACCACAGCAGATATCGAAACATCGTTGCGGACCGCCTGAATAACCTCTCGATAACGATGACAGCCACAACCAGGATTGAAATCTGCCATGTTACCGGCCAGAGATATCTCATCAGGCGTCCGGCAAAAATAATAATGGATTCCATCAGAGTTCCCCCTTATGCTTTTCGATCAAATCTCTCAGCGCTTTTATTTCCTCACGAGTCAGTTTTTCCTTTTCTGCCAGATGGGCAAAAAGCGGTACAAGGGTGTTGTCCAGCACATTATCCGTCAGCGTTTCGATTTCCTCTTTCATTATTTTCATGCGGGAAGCAGCCGGTTTATAGAGCCAGATCGGGCCTAATTTATCCCGCATCTGAAATCCTTTTTTAACCATGCGATCGAGCATCGTCTTGACAGTCTGATAGCCCCGTTTTTTCTCTTTTAACGTTTCTTCATAAATTTCACGTACAGTCGCATGACCTTTTTCCCAACAGATTTTCATAAGGGACCACTCTGTGCTTGATAATTTTTTTCTTTTCATCATATATACTCCTCCCTCATTAATACAATTTGTATTAATGTTATTACAAAATGTATTTTT is a window encoding:
- a CDS encoding BlaI/MecI/CopY family transcriptional regulator gives rise to the protein MMKRKKLSSTEWSLMKICWEKGHATVREIYEETLKEKKRGYQTVKTMLDRMVKKGFQMRDKLGPIWLYKPAASRMKIMKEEIETLTDNVLDNTLVPLFAHLAEKEKLTREEIKALRDLIEKHKGEL